GGGAACCTACGAAGTCACCGGAAAGGAGGGCGAGTCAACTTCCCGCCCGTCGAGTCCGTATCTGACCGGAAACCCTGTTGCAAACGACTCAGTGTATGGTGTCACGGTCCACCTCTACACCCGGTCGTCAGACATCACATACGAAACTGACGTCCGGGTGGCACCGGGTGAGCAGGATGCGTGATGAGCGCGCGGCAGCGACGACGCTTGGTTATGCGTTGAACCTGACCGTCGCCACGCTTCTCGTCAGTGGATTGCTCATCGCCGGCGGCGGGTTCGTCTCGAGCGAGCGCGAGCAGAGCGTTCGAACCGAATTGCATGTCGTCGGCCAACAGCTCTCCGGCGACATTGGTGCGGCAGATAGACTCGCACGTTCGACGAGCGGATCGCCGGTTACCGTCGAACTGACCCGGCGCTTCCCCGAGGACATCGTTGGGGTACAGTACTACATTGCAGTTGACTGGAATGACGGCGACCCCTACCTCCAACTTGCAACGAACGATCCGGACGTGACCGTCCGCGTAGCAATCGCGAGCAGAACGACGCTGGCCACCAGCAGGGTGCAGGGCGGGAGCGTCCACGTTGTATACGACGCCACCAACGACCGTTTGGAGGTGACCGATGGTTGACCGGGCGGTGAGTGACACACTCAGCTTCGTGCTGGTCTTCACGCTGATCATCTCCTCGGTCGGCGTCGCCACAGTCTACGGAATCGGGAGCCTGCAGGAGACCCGTGACTTCGAACGGGTGAATAACGCAGAGCGGGCATTTGAAATTCTCGCGGACAATCTGCATGAGATCCATGCACATGATGCTCCGAACCGTGCGACGGAACTCAAGTTGGCCGACGCCCAACTCAAGCGGGGCGAGACGACCAGAATGACTGTCGAGATTACAAACGCCCAGTCACCGAACCCCCGGTTCAGCGTAGACACTGATCCGATTGTCTACACCGCAGCGGGGACGGACACCTCGATCGTCTACTCAAACGGGGCGGTTATCCGTGAGGATCGCGACGGTGCCATACTGAAGCGCGAACCACGGTTGCTGTTTGGTACTTCCGGGGGTGAGACGACAGCGGTAATTCCGTTCATTGAGACACGAATCAGGAGCGGAGGGGTTGGTGGCTCATCGACGGTTCTGATTCGAGCCGAACGCGCGAGTTCGGACCTGATCATCGGTGACGTCGAACCCGACGCCTCGGCCAATCCTAACGTCGGCGAAACATATGATGTGACAATGACTATCGAAACGACGACCAAACGTGGGCCGGTCTGGGACCGCTATCTCGATAACCAGCTTGAACCCATGACGGGGTCGATGAACAGCTGTTCCGAGTCCACCGGTATTGTGACGTGCTCGTTCTCGGTTCACGAACTCTACGTCTCCGCAACGCGAATCGACGTGAAGATCGAGTGATGGCGCTCGAGTGTCCTTGCCACCATCGTTTCAAACAGAAGCGGGAGATACCGTTTCGACCAGTGCTCCGAGGTCGATGTGCCGCAGAAGGTGAGTAGTGGTAGCGCCGCTGGACGTGCAGGGAGATGAAGTCCACGTTGGTCCAGGAGTGGATTGAACGCTGTCTACTTCTGGTGCGAAGATAAACGTCCTTCGAGCTACATCGACTGCATCAAGCGTCCAGACGGTCCTTGAGATGATTTCGTTCGGCCGCTATGTATCGATCTCGACGCCGTTCTCTGTAATGTGGAGGAAGGTGACGTATTGGTCCGACCCTTGGTACTCGATCGTTCCCGTTGATGCGTCCTCGCTGACCGTGTTCGAGTTCTTATCGTCGACGGTGAGGTCGAAGTCCGGTGAAATCAGGCCAAAGTAGTGATTGAGGAGACGTCCGCTCGTCTCCGTATCTCCGCTTGTGTAGGTCTTCGGCTCCCACTCGACAGTGTCTTCGTGTTCGTCGAACGTCGGCGAATTCACGAGTTGGCCGTTTGGATTGAAATGGCCGAGTTGACTCTGACTGAGCGAGGTATACGTGAGTGTCGGCCCTGGATAGGTGGGATCGAGGAACGTTGTGTCGAGGAGGATATTGTTGTCGGAATCACAGGAGGCGGTGAAGGCAGTATCCTGGGCCCATCCCTGGTAGGTGGATCCGCCGTCGTCGGAGTAGTACACCGTCATCGAGGCGATTGCGGGATTACTACAGGTCTTCCCACCGCCGCTCCTTCGCAGGTGAACCTCGAACTGCTGTTTGCCGTTGGCTCCCTCGGCCCAGAGCGACCACTGGAGATTCGAAAAATCCGCGCTGTCGGTGTTGTCCGGCCGGAGCGTCATACCGAATTCGTCGAGACTGTGTCCGCCCTCCAACCCCCGCACGCTGAGAGAACTATCTTCAGCTGGTGTCTGGAAAGGTCCGGATTGCCCCGTCGTGGTAAGGGTGAGTTCGACCTCCTCATTGGCGTGGTCGTAGACAATGTTTCCGTCAGTTCGGTCCTCGAAGTGCGACCCCCATGCTTGATAGTATCTACTCTGAACGGTAATGATGATTCTTCCCTCGTCAGTCGGATTGCGGTACTGTTTGCTGCTGCCCGTGTAGGTACTACTTGCGTCTGGGAACACCTTTTCAGAGGTTACATTCGGGTCCTTTTTCACCGTCGCCCTGACCGGCCCGCTATCGCTTTCACTCCCACCGGTGACACGGATGATCGGAAGCGTCAGAGTCGCGCCCCGGTAGTGAAACTCCGGCCGTGAGACCATCGTACTTTCGCTGCCCTGATGACGCCAGACGCCTCCTCCCTGATAGGCGATTTCCGTATCGCCATTCGCATAGACGAACGCGCCAAGCGGTTTCGAGAAGAGAACTTCGTCATTCGTCCCGTCCCAATTGACGTGAGTAACAGTGATTCGACCCGCTGACTTGTCGACCGAAAATGTCCCCTGAGTGCCCCCCACGTCAAGAGACCGCACTTCTGAGTCGCCAAGCGCAACCGTGGCGGCACCTGCGTCAAGCACGGTCATCGCGTGTTCAGTTCGCTGATTCTGGGTGTGTTCTTGTCTCTCAGTGATAAGGTCGGAACCAAGCGCAACGACCGTTGTCGTCCCAATAATGGCGATGGCGAGGATGAGAACAACACCGATGGTTTCAGACTGGCCGCGCCCATGTTGTTGACCCTCCCGCATTGCCGCCAATAAGCCGCTCTCGCGCATTATATCCAATACACAACCAGTGTACAAAAACACCGTTTTTCAACTTGGTAAGGAGTAGTTCGCACGGCACCAGTGTCAAACTCGAATATGAAGAAAAGTCTATGGTACAGGATGCGTTGGCTTGGCCCCTCATCAAGAGGTATATCTGATGCGGCGTCTACAACGGTAACCCATCAACAAGTTCAAACGAGATCTCCACTATCAACGGGATTCGACTTTAGTGGCAGGTTTGGAACCGTCAGTAGATTTCGAAATAAACTGAAACATTTATACTGCTTTTAGTTGAAACATGGTATTGGGATAGTTATTTTAGACATGGCCAACTTGAGTGAGGGTAGTGGGATCTGACTATCGCAGTCAAACAGATGGTTTTGAAGACGGGAATGCTGTCCACCGAATTTTGGCCACGATTTCGGAGGCTGTAAATACGGATGTAGTTGAACTCAGGCCTTCACTTGCTAATAAGCTTGACACTGATGCTCTTGAACAACTACTGCATAGCGCTGACGAGACTGTTCGCGTGACATTCCAGTACCAGCAGAGGGTGGTGGAAATTCGTGGCGACGGTGTCATTGTCGTAACTGACCGTTCGGGAGAAGAGTAGATGTACTGTTGTCTCTGCCAGAACTGCGATGAGGGTACACTCATCGAGGAACTCGACCATGCCGAAGAGTACTTCGACGATCATGCAAATCGCGGCTGCGAGGTCGAAATCATCAATGTGGAAGTAGCGATAGACTTGCTGCGTGGATCAACGGGACCATCTGTCTCACCACGTGATTTCCAGACAACTAACGAACAGAGCTCGGGCTATGAGACGGAGCCATCTGAGACTGAGATTATCGGGTTCTGCCGGCGGCTGAAGATTAAGTTCGGCTGGCCGTGACCAATGTGTTGTGACTTAACCCACTGTCCTCAGAAAGCCACCGTCAGTACCAGAATTAATCGAGTACGCCCGAAACGAACGGAAGCACACCTGACAACTGCTGCCGATAAAATACAGTCACCGTTGAGTTGGCAATCGAGTTTGCCCTTGGTAATCGGTGGTCACAATGTAGGGGAGCAATTTGAGAATACGACTGGAGTGGCGGCCACCACACTTAGATTTCAGAAGCTTGTTGATGAAATTAGGGGAAGAGACGGTACAGCCAAGTTGACCGCCGCTGATGACTGGTGCAGGACACCGGTGAATTGGCGGAGCTTGGTCGAGTTACGGTTGGGATTCAGACAGTGCATCATACCGTCCAAAAACGGGCTCAACTTCAGCACCACGTGACTGACCCCAATACTGACTCACACATCGACTTTCCAATTGAAACGAAGCACCAACTGGAAGAAGCGCTTGATACGATCATTCAGTCGGCATATGAAAACGGCGTGAACGTAAACGATATGGGGTATGACCTCCGCCACGACGATGTCGAGCGTATGGACTGGGAGGTACGAATCGTCCAATTAGCGAAAAAGAGTGACAACAACAAATAAAATAACATTATACCGGGCGGCCCGCATCCGGCGATTATGAGTACAGACCCTAAGACGATCCGCCAACCTCGTTAGAGACTCATCCCTCACTGAACGGACGACCCGTCGGTCGGCAATAAGCTCGCAAATATTCGCGCCGAGGCCGTCGCTGAGAAACCAGCGTTCCAAGGCGTTTTACAAACCGGAGGCACCTGGTCCCTGTCTTTGTGTATTATGAGCAGAAGCAGCTGCCTGGTGGCAAGCGGCTTCCTTTACGACTGATTCTCTACGAGGAACTCCACCCAGTACCCGACATCGACCAAGCGATCGACGACATTGTCGGCTTCGTCGACGTCAACACAACTCCGAAGTAACCGGACAGTGTCGCCCAGCCGAACATCGACCAGCGCGCGAGTACGTCGAGTGGAGCGAGTTCCCTCAAATCCTTGACGAGGCCCTGGAGGTAGCGGTCGAGACGGGCCGCCTGGGGCTCGTTGACGGTGACGAACCGCGGTATAGGGTCCCCTGAGCGGCCCGTCTTTCAGCCGATTCCGCTGTCTTGACTGTAAACAACGGATGTTCCTCGGCTGTTTTTGATCGATGAAGATAGGCAGTCCTTTGGGTGACTGAGTCTACGAGAGTCTCTTTAAGAGTCATCCATTCGCAATTGCATATTCTGTTTTATAGTGGGACTTAATACAACCACGAGACACAGAATAATTGGGTGCATCTGGTGCCCGTGCGCTCATAACGGCTCGAAGTAGTCGAGGAGCACCTGCTGACGTGGACGAGCCGATTGCAGTTCAATGGGTCACCTGACGAACAGGGGGAAACACGAGGGCGTCGGTTCATTGTCGTGCCAGAGGTCATCTGCACGGTGGTCGGACCGTTTCCACGACCCCCCGACGTCCTATTGTCACGCGCTATCCGCTGGAGCGCGTGCGATAAACCGAACCTTCGATCTGCGACACT
The Halorarum halophilum genome window above contains:
- a CDS encoding DUF7266 family protein: MRDERAAATTLGYALNLTVATLLVSGLLIAGGGFVSSEREQSVRTELHVVGQQLSGDIGAADRLARSTSGSPVTVELTRRFPEDIVGVQYYIAVDWNDGDPYLQLATNDPDVTVRVAIASRTTLATSRVQGGSVHVVYDATNDRLEVTDG
- a CDS encoding DUF7289 family protein, encoding MVDRAVSDTLSFVLVFTLIISSVGVATVYGIGSLQETRDFERVNNAERAFEILADNLHEIHAHDAPNRATELKLADAQLKRGETTRMTVEITNAQSPNPRFSVDTDPIVYTAAGTDTSIVYSNGAVIREDRDGAILKREPRLLFGTSGGETTAVIPFIETRIRSGGVGGSSTVLIRAERASSDLIIGDVEPDASANPNVGETYDVTMTIETTTKRGPVWDRYLDNQLEPMTGSMNSCSESTGIVTCSFSVHELYVSATRIDVKIE
- a CDS encoding DUF7289 family protein, whose translation is MRESGLLAAMREGQQHGRGQSETIGVVLILAIAIIGTTTVVALGSDLITERQEHTQNQRTEHAMTVLDAGAATVALGDSEVRSLDVGGTQGTFSVDKSAGRITVTHVNWDGTNDEVLFSKPLGAFVYANGDTEIAYQGGGVWRHQGSESTMVSRPEFHYRGATLTLPIIRVTGGSESDSGPVRATVKKDPNVTSEKVFPDASSTYTGSSKQYRNPTDEGRIIITVQSRYYQAWGSHFEDRTDGNIVYDHANEEVELTLTTTGQSGPFQTPAEDSSLSVRGLEGGHSLDEFGMTLRPDNTDSADFSNLQWSLWAEGANGKQQFEVHLRRSGGGKTCSNPAIASMTVYYSDDGGSTYQGWAQDTAFTASCDSDNNILLDTTFLDPTYPGPTLTYTSLSQSQLGHFNPNGQLVNSPTFDEHEDTVEWEPKTYTSGDTETSGRLLNHYFGLISPDFDLTVDDKNSNTVSEDASTGTIEYQGSDQYVTFLHITENGVEIDT
- a CDS encoding HalOD1 output domain-containing protein; the encoded protein is MGSDYRSQTDGFEDGNAVHRILATISEAVNTDVVELRPSLANKLDTDALEQLLHSADETVRVTFQYQQRVVEIRGDGVIVVTDRSGEE